In Triplophysa rosa linkage group LG7, Trosa_1v2, whole genome shotgun sequence, the following proteins share a genomic window:
- the lrrc40 gene encoding leucine-rich repeat-containing protein 40 has protein sequence MSRFKRGAHVDSRAGFRQEKEDCPVPYGLLKAARKSGQLNLSGRGLTKVPQSVWRLNLDTPKEAQQNLSFGTADRWWEQTDLTKLLLTSNKLQSISEDIKLLPALVVLDIHDNQLNSLPESIGELEHLQKLIVSHNKLTEFPAGLGRLTNLHCLHMQQNQMERLPPDLGQLVHLEDLDVSNNLLTDIPESLSNLTNLMKLNLSCNKIKSLPPVISEMKSLKMLDCSRNQLESVPPVLAQMQSLEQLYLRNNKLRFLPKLPCCKALKELHCGNNQIEVLEADHLKHLNALSFLELRENKVKSLPEEITLLQSLERLDLTNNDISSLPSGLGTLPKLKSLSLEGNPLRTIRRDLLTKGTGELLTYLRSRIQEPPNGDLREEPKTAMTLPSQAKINVHAIKTLKTLDYSEKHEASIPDEVFDAVDDSPVANVNFSKNQLTAVPHRITELKDSLADINLGFNKLTTIPVDFSKLQQLVHIDLRNNLLSSLPMELEALTKLRSIILSFNRFKSFPDVLYHTSSLETILISNNQVGGMDGVRLKILNRLSTLDLSNNDIMQVPPELGNCTSLRALMLDGNPFRNPRAAVLSKGTDALLEYLRGRIPK, from the exons ATGTCTCGCTTTAAGAGAGGAGCCCACGTGGACTCCAGAGCAGGATTCAGACAGGAGAAAGAGGACTGTCCTGTGCCATATGGATTGTTAAAAGCTGCTAGAAAGAGCGGACAGTTGAATTTATCCGGGCGCGGTCTCACTAAAG TTCCTCAGAGTGTGTGGAGGTTGAACTTAGACACACCTAAGGAAGCCCAGCAGAACTTGTCATTTGGAACTGCAGATCGCTGGTGGGAACAGACAGATTTGACCAaacttctgctgacctccaacaAACTTCAAAGCATCTCCGAGGACATCAAACTGCTCCCTGCCCTGGTTGTCTTGGAT ATCCATGACAATCAACTTAACTCACTACCAGAATCTATTGGAGAACTAGAACACCTGCAGAAACTCATCGTCAG TCACAATAAACTGACAGAATTTCCTGCTGGTCTCGGGAGACTTACAAATCTACATTGTCTGCATATGCAACAGAACCAGATGGAGCGTCTTCCACCGGATTTAGGCCAGCTGGTTCATTTAGAAGATCTT GATGTCTCCAACAATCTATTAACGGATATTCCGGAAAGTCTttcaaacttgaccaatcttaTGAAACTGAATTTGTCCTGCAACAAAATAAAGAGTCTCCCTCCTGTAATCAGTGAGATGAAAA GCCTGAAAATGCTGGACTGCTCTCGAAATCAGTTGGAAAGCGTACCTCCCGTCCTGGCTCAGATGCAGTCTCTCGAGCAGCTATACCTGAGAAACAACAAGTTACGCTTTCTGCCAAAACTGCCCTGCTGTAAAGCCCTCAAG GAACTCCATTGTGGGAACAACCAGATTGAGGTTTTGGAGGCGGACCATTTGAAGCACTTAAAtgcattaagtttcttggagcTCAGAGAGAACAAGGTGAAGAGCCTACCGGAAGAAATAACTCTACTGCAAAGCCTGGAGCGCCTGGATCTTACTAACAACGATATCAGCAG CTTGCCTTCTGGACTTGGCACATTACCCAAGCTGAAGTCTTTGTCTTTGGAAGGCAATCCACTGAGGACAATCCGCAGAGACCTTCTGACT AAAGGCACTGGTGAACTCCTGACATATCTCAGAAGCCGAATACAAG AGCCACCTAATGGGGATCTGAGAGAAGAGCCGAAAACAGCAATGACTCTTCCAAGCCAGGCTAAGATCAATGTACATGCCATCAAAACTCTAAAAACACTGGACTACAG TGAGAAACATGAGGCATCTATTCCCGATGAGGTATTTGATGCAGTGGATGACAGTCCTGTGGCCAACGTGAATTTCAGCAAAAATCAGCTAACAGCTGTTCCACACAG AATTACAGAGTTAAAGGACTCCCTTGCAGACATTAATCTTGGCTTTAACAAGCTAACAACTATCCCAGTGGACTTTTCCAAACTGCAGCAGCTAGTACACATAGATCTCAG GAACAATCTGTTGAGCTCGCTGCCAATGGAGCTGGAAGCACTAACCAAACTGCGGAGtattattttgtcttttaataG GTTTAAGTCATTCCCAGATGTGTTGTACCATACCTCATCCCTCGAGACCATTTTGATCAGTAACAATCAAGTTGGAGGCATGGATGGTGTTCGACTGAAGATCCTGAACAGGCTGTCTACTCTAGATCTTTCCAACAATGATATTATGCAGGTGCCTCCGGAACTTGGCAACTGTACCAGTCTCAG AGCTTTAATGCTTGATGGGAATCCTTTCCGTAATCCAAGAGCTGCTGTTTTAAGTAAAGGAACGGATGCTCTGCTTGAGTATCTCAGAGGTCGTATTCCAAAATAA